A region of the Candidatus Neomarinimicrobiota bacterium genome:
TAAAGAAATCATTGAAGAGATGGTCTGGAGTTTGGATGAACGCGGGTATCTTATCATTCAGTTGGATTTTATTGCTGAAAAGTTTGAAACTGATCTGAGTACCGTTGAGAGAATTCACGCTCAATTGATGCAGTTCGAACCATTGGGTATCGGTGCCCGGAATCTACAGGAATGTCTGTTGGTGCAGATAGAGAAGATCTATCCGGATACACCGGCTCATTTTATCATACGTGACTACTTTAATGAGTTTGCCAATAAACGCTTCGAAAGGATCTTGCGTAAACTCCATCTGACCAAGGCTGGTCTGCGTGAAGCCGAGGAATTGATCTCTCAGCTGAATCCAAAACCGGGTGATGGCTATATCGACCCGAAAAATAACTATGTCACACCTGATTTTTACATCACAGAGCAAGATGGTGAATTTATCGTCACTCTGAACGATTCATTTATTCCTGAATTGCGCATCTCCGGCAGCTACAAAAATATGATCCACAATCAGAAGAAGTTGGATACTGACACCAAGCTATTTTTGAAGAAAAAGGTAGAGTCAGCCAAGTGGTTCATTAACTCCATCCAAATGCGACGGATCACCATGCTCAAGGTGATCAATGCTATCATCGAACGGCAGAAGGGCTTTTTCTTAAAAGGGAAAGATCATTTAAAACCCATGGTTCTACGGGATATTGCTGAAGATATCAGTATGGATATTTCTACCATCAGCCGGGTCACCAGTGGAAAATATGCTCAAACTGATTGGGGTGTTTTAGAATTGAGGTACTTTTTCAGTGAAGGTATTGAAGCCGAGGATGGTGAGAATATTTCTACCCGACGCATCAAAGAGCGTCTACGGGTGATCATTGAGGAAGAGGACAAATCCCGTCCGATTTCCGATGAAGCCATCTCCAAGGTTTTACAGACTGAGGGCTTCCCAATTGCCCGTCGAACTGTGGCAAAATATAGGGAGCAATTGAGTATTCCGGTCGCCCGGCTTCGTCGTGAAATATAGGTACCAATCCGAAGATATTTGTGTGACTACGCCGGGGCAAGCCCGGATTCGTCGTGAAATATAGGTGCCAATCCGAAGATATTTGCGTGACTACGCCGGGGCAAGCCCGGTATTGGTGGGAGATGTATTAAACTGGTCATGGATAGCCGTAAGAATCTATAGTTCTAATAGCGCGGAGTGTAAGCT
Encoded here:
- the rpoN gene encoding RNA polymerase factor sigma-54; protein product: MELSQHLELKQTLTPQQILLSTLLQLPSMALELRIKTELEINPLLELEDDVEELDNPEEEAETEEPEIDLEDYFSNDGYEAKEYYDKSAEEIEIQNAYKPSLAEDIIEQIATSHIREEHKEIIEEMVWSLDERGYLIIQLDFIAEKFETDLSTVERIHAQLMQFEPLGIGARNLQECLLVQIEKIYPDTPAHFIIRDYFNEFANKRFERILRKLHLTKAGLREAEELISQLNPKPGDGYIDPKNNYVTPDFYITEQDGEFIVTLNDSFIPELRISGSYKNMIHNQKKLDTDTKLFLKKKVESAKWFINSIQMRRITMLKVINAIIERQKGFFLKGKDHLKPMVLRDIAEDISMDISTISRVTSGKYAQTDWGVLELRYFFSEGIEAEDGENISTRRIKERLRVIIEEEDKSRPISDEAISKVLQTEGFPIARRTVAKYREQLSIPVARLRREI